From the genome of Streptomyces sp. V2I9:
GGCGTCTCGCTCGCGCGGTCCCAGCCGGAGGCCGGCGAGGTCAGCCAGTCGCGGACGAACTGCTTGTCGTAGCTGGGCTGCGCGCGACCGGGCTCCCAGGTGGCGGCGGGCCAGAAGCGCGAGGAGTCCGGGGTCAGCACCTCGTCGGCGATGATCAGCCGCTCGGTCCCGTCCGCGGCGGTCTCGAAGCCGAACTCGAACTTGGTGTCGGCCAGGATGATCCCGCGCTGGTGCGCGATGTCCCGTGCCCGGCGGTAGACGTCGAGCGTGGTCTGCCGCAGCTGGGCGGCCGTCTCCACGCCGACCTCGCGGGCCACGTCCTCGTAGCTGACGTTCTCGTCGTGCTCGCCGACGGCCGCCTTGGTGGCCGGGGTGAAGATCGCGCCGGGCAGCTCGGACCCGTTGACCAGGCCCTCGGGGAGGCCGATGCCGCAGACCGTACGGGTGGCGTCGTACTCGACGAGCCCGGAGCCGGTCAGATAGCCGCGGGCCACGCACTCGACCTCGATCATGCGCAGGCTCTTGCAGACGAGGGTGCGGCCCTCCCAGTCGGCCGGGGCGCCCGCGGGCAGCTCGGTCGACAGGACGTGGTTGGGCACCAGGTCGGCGAGCTGGTCGAACCACCAGAGCGAGAGCCGGGTCAGGACGCGGCCCTTGTCGGGGATCTCGGTGGGCAGGACCCAGTCGTACGCGGAGATGCGGTCACTGGCCACCATCACGAGGTCGCCCGCCTCGTTCCGGTACAGGTCACGCACCTTGCCGGTGTGCAGGTGGGTGAGGCCCGGCACCTGTACGGGCTCGGGCTTTTCTACAAAACCGGACACGGTTCCTCCGCGTAGCTTGATCCAGGAGCGGTTCCGATTGTCCCGCACGGGGGGCCCGTGGCGCGCGCCGGGCCCGCGGGGCGCCGGGCCGGGTGTGCGGAACACGGCGGTCGG
Proteins encoded in this window:
- a CDS encoding phosphoribosylaminoimidazolesuccinocarboxamide synthase, producing MSGFVEKPEPVQVPGLTHLHTGKVRDLYRNEAGDLVMVASDRISAYDWVLPTEIPDKGRVLTRLSLWWFDQLADLVPNHVLSTELPAGAPADWEGRTLVCKSLRMIEVECVARGYLTGSGLVEYDATRTVCGIGLPEGLVNGSELPGAIFTPATKAAVGEHDENVSYEDVAREVGVETAAQLRQTTLDVYRRARDIAHQRGIILADTKFEFGFETAADGTERLIIADEVLTPDSSRFWPAATWEPGRAQPSYDKQFVRDWLTSPASGWDRASETPPPALPQEIVEATRAKYIEAFEVLTGSNWA